The genomic stretch AGTCTTGTTAGTTCCATTATCTTTGATTTAACTTTGTTTGTTTCTTCTTGGCCATCACAATGTCACTTTCACCACATCTTATTTATTGTTATCAAATATATGATCTAAATGTGCTGTGCcctattcaattttttttaaatgcctgaCATCTGCCAGATTTGACTAATAGTCATCACACCAGTCTCTGTGACAGCTGTAAAACTAAAAAGATTTCCAGGCTATCTGTGTTGACCACATGGTGAACAGGAAAAACTGGAAAGGACAAAACCGCAAATTAGCTCACCCCAATCGGAAAAGGTCAACAATTGTTTCAATCATAATAACCTTCCTTTAAGAACGTCAGCGTGACTGCTAGATGAACACAATACTTTTACAGTAGCCAGTATACAGTAAAGCTATAATGAATACTGTATAATAAACAATAGTGCATGTAATTATTACGTAATCATTCTGTATCATTTACAGTATAGTTTAAAAAATGACGTCCTGTCACAAAATCTGataattgtaacaaacagattTTGAAATTCTGGCCACTTTAAAAGGTAATAGGAGGGCTTTGACTAATATGACAACTGTACATTTATCGCATCTTTAAAGGCAACACATATTTTCATTTACTATTTTGCATTGGACAACAAGTTATAAGAAGAATACTGTAGAAATTAATatgggtttttgtccttctaggagtttttttctaggagtttttcccaccgggttttcTCCTGGGGGGGGggttcgtcccagggagagtcagccaactttggcttaacttagcactttactgtatacgttacattattaatacgcttgcttgtacagtttaaccttagccgctatattctacttcttatattatctattgattttctgtgttctcctttacatctactcatgtaaagctgctttgcaacaatttacaattgtgaaaagcgctatataaataaaattgaattgaattataagaaattTCACATGGACTGAGAAGTCAAAAATAGAGATGATCAGTGATGCTTTGCGTTCTTATTTGTGAACTGCCATGGCTTGGATGTTAATCCTAcactaaataaaacaaagaaaacacataGAAATAGATTTGACTTCAGAACTGATAATAATAGGCTTTGTGATCTGACATTATCTCTGTATAATCCAATTGAAAGTCCCAGACATCATAAAATTGTGGTGCTGTGAAATCCACTTATTGCAGGATTACACAAAGAGGGTGACACCTGTCTCACACCTGCTTCCTTTTATACTTCCCAAATTTTAGCATAtagtgcattaaaaaaaacatgcataaatataaacacTTTTTCCAAAATTCACTCTGCTgatcagacaaatataacataaggCTTTTAACAAGGTGAGTCTTTTCCTTTCAAGGCCTCTTTCAACTCGTCCATTTCTCTCTCGCAGTCCTCACACGTGCCTGTTCCACACCCACCAACCAGCATAAGGGTGGGCACATCCTGTTCTCTCATCATTCCCATGTTCCCATCTGATGCCCACATAGAGTCCATCATCACATCTGGGCACTGTAACAGGCCGCTGACAGAGTACATCCCGCCCCCTGGAACCACCTCATCATAAGATGGGGCGTGGCTTGTGGCACGAGCCTCTTCCAGTCGAAGTCTCTGTCGGTGACGAAGCTCAATGATTGTTTTGGTGTAAGAATTAAGAGTCATAACTGCAGCACCCATGCAGCAGCTAAAGGACACCCATGCCAGCCTTGGAATTTGAAGATTCGGGCAGGACAGTCACCATGCAAAGAATAAGAGGATCAGGTTTGATGAATTATGAATAAAATCATCAGGGTGTCTTATATACAAGGGTAGAGTATACACTAGTAAACAGAGGAGTTTGCTTACGCAAATGACCAGCCATAGTCCCACGTCTGTGGTCTCCAGTCTTTAGGCCCTACAATCACAGTCAGCTGAAATACAGTGGTGTACATCATATGAGCCACCATCCCTAATAATCCTGAGAGACATGAATAGGAGATAACAGGAAAGGTAAAAGAATTGAAATTGGTTCCCAAACAAATGCTTTAAAAGTGAGAGAACAGCACACAAAGTGATATTTATTACATGTCCATTAAGGCATTATCACAtgctttatccaaagcaatataaaacaatatagcgAAGTGCAACAGAAGTGAGCTTTCAAAATTTCCCTTTACAGAATATATGGAAAATACATCTCTTTAGCTGTTTTTAAACTCTCCCTGCAGtaaaaactcatctttgagcatcatataAAAGTTTTACCAGTCACAGTAAattcttcatgctttaaaacagcttgaatgtaactctacacccttgcctcatttattatatgcaaaaccatgaatatgcaaattatccAGATAAATACATCggagaaaataagtatttgacacagcatttttatcagtaagaggatttctaagtgggctattgacacaacatttccaccagatgtagccatcaagccaaatattgaattcatacaaagaaattagaacatttaagtatacaagttgagtcataataaataaagtgaaatgacacagggaataagtattgaacacactttatttaatactttgtagaaaagcctttgtttgTGATTACAGCTTTtagacgcctcttgtatggagagaccagtcatCTGCATTGCTCgggagtgattctggcccattcttccacataaatggtctttaaatctggAAGGTTAgacaattaggactaaagcagctgatatcaattagtactgatagggggcacggtttctctctcaatactgacagatttcaggtgatttcaatacttattccctgtgtcatttcactttatttattatgactcaacttgtatacgtGGGTGTTCTGGTTTCTTTGTGTGAATTCAGTGTTTGGCTTggtggctacatctggtggaaattttgtgtcaatagcgcACTGCTAAGTTCAGTTTCACACAATGTATACGTGCtgcaaacacattattttccacataccgtacattattgtagctccagatttcactctcttcctgaaacgcactgattcatgtacaaaactcatcgatctgaaaaacactgtgtccctgattggccagctaatctgtacattgtgattggcccgAATActtctgacgtcagctggaaatgtgacgcttcttaccatgtttgaaagattcggtcacaagctgacaggagttaacttacagactgagtccgaagcgggaggaattatgacaATGTCGGTATTTACTACATCACCattcccaggaagtaaactgttgcctacaatctgtgtgtttgttgtagtccaagaaaagagattatGTTGGAAACGAAaacttgcgtcattgtttaGCTTGGGGTTTGTACCGTTtacatatcattaacatgtactaatacacacttacacgccaaaggaaatgtaaaatcgtgaatcggataattgggCCTTTTAAGAAGGGTGGGCTCACTGAGGTCCTCTAGGCCTAGGGTAAACCCTAACCTTTGATCCTGGGAAGGGGGGCTCAACCATAAACAATTGTGTCTCAGGCTTGTCGAAATTAAGCAACAACCACCCACTGAACAATACTAATACAATAATAAAAGTAATACACTAACAATTTGTGTGCAAAAAAAAGTGTCCTGTTGCATTGTATAAGCATAGTCATTGATCTAATAATTACAGTAATTAGCAAAGAAACACAGGTCTCTTACCTGAGAGAACGATGCAAATGGCTGCGAAGGCGTTGATTTTGAGCGCATGCATTTCTTTATGAAAGCACAGGACTTCTGCCCACATGAGTAGAAACCCCATCCCCAGTAAACTGATGTACATGAACTCAGCAATCATTGACAACCACAGAACACCTGCAGCAGGTAAAGAAATATACACTCACATGagcatatacacacacatacatataaaaaaaggcttgtatgTACAGAATACATATAACATTCATCCGTTTCATTTATGTTACACACTCATACTGCACTCTCACCGTGAGTCTCTCCAGGTGTAAGATCTAAAAACCTACGACATCGTTCacctgtaaaacataaacaccAACGCCAATAAAATCCGATGTTATCTATTTATCTAAACCATACACTACAGGTTTTGGACATAAAAGtgataaaaaaatgacaaaatttgatgcactattcctttaatgtctcAATTTTTTAATCGTACCATCAGCATGCTTTTCACAAGACTCCCAAAATCCTGTGTGGAAATATCGGAAGGTGTACTTGTCTTCTCCTGTCTCCCAAATGTAGTGGACCGCATTGGCCAATTGCCTCTGTCGAATCTTAGCAAGTTCCTCCCTTCGCCTTGGTGATAAAGTTCTATTGGATGGACCCCGAGGATCTGGGGTGGGGCTATCtgagtaaattaaatgaataataatgactaatttaatattatatataaactatTCAATGGAAGAAGATTTTTGTATGACATGTATGTTTAAAAGTATGCACATGTGTACACATCAATTATAAGCAATCATCAAATCAAACCAGTGTTAATATTACAATTACagcaatattttgattttgcaTATTTTCTTTAACCTTATCTTAATGATAAATGTTTGACAATGTGTGGAATAGTAACATTGTAAAACGATAAGCAGGCaaagcagtaaatcacagtgattttagattagATACGACAAAGCTCAGTGTCTAATGTCAAAAACAACGTAGTTCAGGGTAAGATTAAAAACATGCAACCTTAAcagattaaaaatatttttttttaaatactttttcaaaaaatctttctATTCCACCAGGGATCATACTTACATAGCAAAAGTGTTATATAGATTATGTCATACCTGTAGTGTACGGCTCACTATTGTTCTGGCCGCAGTTCTTCATCTTAACAGGTGAAAGACAGAGAGGTTTGACCACCTTGTGTGTTCCCTCACACCAGTAAGATGTGCAGAAAGCCAGCACAGATAAAGCCAGGGCGAGAGAGGTCAAGAGAAGAGACAACAGGGAGCGAGAACGTCTGGACATGTGGTCCAACATGCTGACCAGAGGAAGAACAAAGGAGATCAACCAGTTGTTGTTGTGGTAGAATAGATAAAGTGCAGACATAGATACATGACCAAAGACAAACAATCCTATATGATATATGAATGAAAATGAGGATATTATAAAGCAGAAATTAGTTATATTATATTAGGATTCCTGTGGCAGATGGCAGAATAAATTAAGATGTGAATTTACAAAAGGACATCAGGGTCACATGAGAGGGAACTTTGGTTAGAGATAAAAGActtatactgtacatttaaaatatgtccTGAGCTCATTTTCTATGCAATACGTGTTTAGGATATGCACTATGCGTGTATAATGCAATACAATTGAATTATTTAtctatgttttgtttattacaATATGAGCagattgtaaattattttttatatacgtattaaaattattttaaatattttaaattaaggcatGTACCTTGCACTTCTCTAAATATAAAAATCTAATAGATAAATAATTAATACCTtctaatattttaaaacattcttTTAAATCCATAAGTACTGTCACTTATAATTAGTTAGTTTGATTTAAATACCAGATGTGATAAACTCCTTCTTCTTTATCTTAATCAATCCTAAATCTTTTTTGTATCCATGAAAATTAAACTGgtgcaaaatattaaaaatatgtaatgaataaattaaatataacacTTCAATTTTATTGATTTGTTCACTAATGCATTCACCAGTATCCCAATGAATaggatttaaaatgaaaaaaagggGAGAGGGAATTCAAAGGATTACATCTGAAGTTACGTGATGAAACTATTAGTTAAGCTCTTGCAttaaatcaaactttacttGTAATCCTCTAATAATCTGTTTAATCTGTTTGGGCTTTGTAGGTGTGCCtgtgattttcatttttttgaacTCCTactatgaaatcctgctatgccgaaaataatggtaacactttacaataaggtagTATTTGTTAGGATTAGTAAACGCATTAACTAATATGATCTAACAATGagaaatatagtttttcagctattaatttttgttattgttaATGTTATGACAATACGATTGTTCATGTTAGTACATTGTGcagtaactaatgttaacagttttcATAACATATTAGTAATTACCAAAAATAGTataaactaagattaataattgctgtgaaaattgttcattgttagttcagcTTAGTTAAtcaatttactaatgttaacaaatacaaccttattgtactTTAAGTACTTTAAGTGTTACTCTGAAATTTTCTCCTAAATAAAAACTCgtataaaaaatgtaacttgCGAACAGCAAAAATTCGTATTTTAAGTCAAGGCTTTTTTTCAATTTTCAATTACAATGTAAGTTACAATAATGTGTTTGTAAGAGATATTAAAGATGTAGTAGATCTACTGATCAGTGATAATAAAACCTTACATTAATAGTACATAGGTTAATATTCAAATGAGAGCAATATGCTTGCATATTACATAAATTACTGCAATATTAAGATTGTACATTTCTGCATCTAATCTACGTTATATTTCAACAGAATATGAATTCCataaaaagtaaacattttaccTTAGCAGTCTTCCTACATCATCCTCATTGTCATTTCTTCCTACTTGAATCCATCAATTTTCCCTACTTTTTGTATCTTTTATGTCCTTGTCTTTTTGCTAGAGCAGCCTGTGTGTATCTTTATTCTCTTAATTCAAGTTTTCCGCTTTTTGGTGCAATCCTGTACCATCTCCTCTTTTTCCTGCCTGTCTTTGGCAAATTGCTATCAAAGTCTACCCCCAGCACCCATAATCCCTGTTCAGTCCATCTGTTAGCCCTGTCTCGATCTTTCTATCCTTTCACTTTCACATCCCTCCATTCCACCTGCTCTTCACACCCTTATACATCATCTCAATCTCATAACATTCAGCCTATTTACCCACCCCCACGTTAAAAACTAATCTACTGTGTACTACTGAAAATCATATAATGTCCCCGCCTTTGTAGATTATTATATCATGAGCTTTAATCATTCAAATATCCATGTTAGTAAATGTGTTTGTAATTCTGCCTTTTTAGCCAAATTCTC from Misgurnus anguillicaudatus chromosome 10, ASM2758022v2, whole genome shotgun sequence encodes the following:
- the LOC129448797 gene encoding germ cell-specific gene 1-like protein — protein: MSALYLFYHNNNWLISFVLPLVSMLDHMSRRSRSLLSLLLTSLALALSVLAFCTSYWCEGTHKVVKPLCLSPVKMKNCGQNNSEPYTTDSPTPDPRGPSNRTLSPRRREELAKIRQRQLANAVHYIWETGEDKYTFRYFHTGFWESCEKHADGERCRRFLDLTPGETHGVLWLSMIAEFMYISLLGMGFLLMWAEVLCFHKEMHALKINAFAAICIVLSGLLGMVAHMMYTTVFQLTVIVGPKDWRPQTWDYGWSFALAWVSFSCCMGAAVMTLNSYTKTIIELRHRQRLRLEEARATSHAPSYDEVVPGGGMYSVSGLLQCPDVMMDSMWASDGNMGMMREQDVPTLMLVGGCGTGTCEDCEREMDELKEALKGKDSPC